From the bacterium genome, the window GTCGTGGTCCTCGACTGAACAGCGAAACGGGAGAGCACAACCGATGGTCGTTCCGCCGCTCGCCGCGCTCGACGCGCTGCAATCGTTGATTCTCGGCCTCGTCGAGGGGCTGACGGAGTACCTGCCCGTCTCCTCGACCGGCCACCTGATCATCGCCAACCACTTCCTCGGCATTCAGGGCGAAGGGAGCAAGGCGTTCGACGTCGTGATCCAGATCGGCGCGATCCTCGCCGTTCTGGGGCTCTACCGTCGCCGCGTCGGGCAAATGGCCCTCGGCCTCGTCGGCCGCGACCGCGTCGGCGGCAATCTGCTCCTCAATCTCGCGATCGCCTTCCTGCCGGCGGCGGTCGTCGGCCTCGCCGTCGAGAAGCGGATCAAGGCGCTGTTCGACATGCGGCCCGTCGCGTGGGCGCTCCTCGTCGGCGGCGTCCTGATGATCGTCGCGGACTTGCTGCTGCGGCGGCGCCGCGAACGCCGCGGGCTGACGCTGGAACGGCTCGGCCCGCAGGGGGCGCTGGTG encodes:
- a CDS encoding undecaprenyl-diphosphate phosphatase, with protein sequence MVVPPLAALDALQSLILGLVEGLTEYLPVSSTGHLIIANHFLGIQGEGSKAFDVVIQIGAILAVLGLYRRRVGQMALGLVGRDRVGGNLLLNLAIAFLPAAVVGLAVEKRIKALFDMRPVAWALLVGGVLMIVADLLLRRRRERRGLTLERLGPQGALVIGLFQVLAMWPGTSRSLVTIIGGLLVGLTPLAAAEFSFLLALPTLSAAALYEIVFHHAEMAGAVGAGPMIVGLLAAGVSAAFAVKGFVAWLVRHGFVPFGVYRIVAAAVVFRFVL